DNA sequence from the Callospermophilus lateralis isolate mCalLat2 chromosome 2, mCalLat2.hap1, whole genome shotgun sequence genome:
CTTTGCAAACAGACAAAGCTTAGTCCGCTTAGGATGGGAAACGTTTGCTTGCACAGCCTGACTCTGAGATTCCCTGGGCCTAGGAGAGAGAACAAACATAGCCCTTCTGGGGCCGGTGGAAATCCTGAGAGGTCAGGTTCAGTATGGTAAACAACACGGTCCTGGCACCTTGTAGAACACTGGGGACTGTGCCTAGCAGCTGAAAGACCGAAGTCCACCCGGACCCCAGACTAGAAGAGGTTTATGGGGAAGACTGACACCTCCAGGGAGGGAGCGGGGGAGGCGGGGCCCAACGTCCGCCCCCGCAGCGAGCCGGAGACTGCATCCCTCCTCGTTTTGCCGGGGATGCTGCGATCCCGAGTGGCGGAGCTGAGCCCCGCGGGAAAAGCAGAAAAGGGCCGTTGCCACTTTAAGTGACTCAGGAAGTGAAAGGAGGACGCCTGACGGTGAGAGGAAAGTGGAACCGGGGCGGTGCGGGCCGGCGGCGGCCGCGATCTCCCCGGGCAGCGGAGGTCGAGCAGCGGCGCGGCGCAGCGCGGGGGCCGACGGGGCGCGAGCGGCCGCGCCGGAAGTGCCGGCAGCAGAGGAAGCGCTGCGCAGCGCCGCGCGAGCAGGCCGAGCCGGCGGGGAGGCCTTGAGCTCGCGGCCCGGCGAGGGCGGCCGCGGCCCCAAGCCCCGCTCCCGGACGTCGCGCGGCCCAGCCGAGTGGCGACTCCCGAGGAGGGGACCCCGGCGCCgggggaagggaagagaggaggcCGCGCCGAGGGGAGGTGGCGAGCCCGCGGTCCCGGAGGCCTCGGCCGCGTCACAGCACCCACATGGCCTCCGGAGTGGGCGCGGCCTTCGAGGAGCTGCCTCACGACGGCACGTGTGACGAGTGCGAGCCAGACGAGGCTCCGGGGGCCGAGGAAGTGTGCCGAGAATGCGGCTTCTGCTACTGTCGCCGGCACGCCGAGGCGCACAAGGAGAAGTTCCTCAGTCACCACCTGGCAGAGTACATCCATGGCGCCCAGGCCTGGACCTCGCGAGCCGGCGGGGAGGGGGCTGGGAAGGAAGAGGTCGGGGCCAAGGTGGAGCAGGACGGGGAGGTAGAAAGCGAGGCGGGGGAAGAGAGCGAGTCGGAGGAGGACAGTGAGTCGGAGGAAGAGAGCGAGACGGAGGAAGAGAGCGAGGACGAGAGCGACGAAGAGAGTGACGAGGACAGTGAAGAAGAAATGGAGGATGAGCAAGAGAGCGAGGCGGAGGAAGACAACCAAGAAGGAGAGTCGGAGGCAGAAGGGGAAACCGAGGCAGAAAGCGAATTCGACCCAGAAATAGAAATGGAAGCCGAGAGAGTGGCCAAGAGGAAGTGTCCAGACCATGGGCTGGATTTGAGCACCTATTGCCAGGAAGATAGGCAGCTCATCTGTGTCCTGTGTCCAGTCATTGGGGCTCACCAGGGCCACCAGCTCTCCACTCTAGATGAAGCCTTCGAAGAATTGAGAGTAAGTATTGGGTATTGAAGAGCAAAGGCCTAGGGGTCAGGACAGGTGGGTTTCAATTCAGATGACCTCGCAGTGACTACATTTGACTTGTCCCTCAAAAGCTAGACTATTCAACTTCCTGGGAGCTGTTGTTATTCACCCTTTTTGGTTGAACAACTTTGAGAATCACTTGAAGGTATGGCCATTAACCTGAAAAAACGTGTACATATGAAATCTAGTGTATAATTTCTGAAAAATTGCAAGCCTCTTGTCTCTTCATCCCAGGCAAAGCattctttaaaagtttttgaCCCCCACTTTGGTCAGTCTCCAAAGCACGATCATTTGTCAAAACTAGTGCCTTGACCCAGAGTTTTTGATAGAGGGATCTCTGCTTCCTTAAAAACAGGAAACCATGATTTTGTCAAATAAATCCAAGCAGTGATTCCTCTGCAAGGAATACTCCCTAGGGTagtgattttcataattacttgaTGTGAGTCTTGGATGCTGCTTTTTGGTTCTTCATGTGTGAAACTTGGTAGGAGTGTAAGAGGGCCAAGGCCAAATGGGGGTAGAAATGAATGTTCTCAGGTTTTCTGTCTGGGCTTTTACTTACCTTGAACTTTGCTGGTACTCTAAGAACAGTGTTTTGCAAGTAGTAGaatttagtaaatatttgttgaaaaaatgaatTTCCAAATGTATTTGTATTTTGGATGCTCACAACAAGCAAGAGAAATTGATGTTAATCAAGTTGAGAAGTTTGTGTGATCAGCATTAAGTGATCAGTACATTAGTAAATGTCATATTATGACAACTTTTGCTCCCTAAGCAACCTTACAGTTGCTAGCATTgagataaaaaaatttttttttggtactgggaattgcatCCAGGGGAATTTTACTaagagccacacccccaatattgtaatttttttattttgagacagaactttgctgagagtcttgctaggttgct
Encoded proteins:
- the Trim44 gene encoding tripartite motif-containing protein 44 gives rise to the protein MASGVGAAFEELPHDGTCDECEPDEAPGAEEVCRECGFCYCRRHAEAHKEKFLSHHLAEYIHGAQAWTSRAGGEGAGKEEVGAKVEQDGEVESEAGEESESEEDSESEEESETEEESEDESDEESDEDSEEEMEDEQESEAEEDNQEGESEAEGETEAESEFDPEIEMEAERVAKRKCPDHGLDLSTYCQEDRQLICVLCPVIGAHQGHQLSTLDEAFEELRSKDSGGLKAAMIELVERLKFKSSDPKVTRDQMKVFIQQEFKKVQKVIADEEQKALHLVDIQEAMATAHVTEILADIQSHMDRLMTQMAQAKEQLDTSNESAEPKAEGDEEGPSGASEEEDT